The DNA window AGGTATCCACCTGCGAGATGGGATGCCCCTCCCGTGTGGGAGCTGGCCGGCGAGCGCTTTGGGCTCTACGCCCAAAAAAGGCGGAAAACCCACCTACCCCGCCGCATCCTGGCCGACTTCCTCATCGGTTCCCATGGCCTTTTCCACGGCCTACGCCTGGCCACCTTTGACCCTGGCCCCTACCGGCTGGCCTTTCCCGAGGTGGAGGTGGTGCCCTGATGCCCGAAGGGAAAATCCTGGTCACCCGGAAGGCCAGGAGCCGCCCAACCCGGTAGTATGAGCCCCATGGGCTTCGTTATCGGCCTTCTCGGCGGGGGCTTTGGGGGGTTGGTGGGACTGGGCGGGGGCACGGTGATGATCCCCCTGATGGTGGGGATTCTCCGGCTCTCCCAGCACAAGGCCCACGGCACCAGTCTGGTGGCGGTTTTCTTCACCGGGCTCATGGGGGCCCTTACCTACGGGCTCCAAGGTTCTTTGAACCTCAAGGCCGCTCTTTTCCTGGCGGCCACCGCCATCCTCACCGCCCGGCTAGGAGCCCGCTACGCCCATGGCCTTCCGGAAAAGGATCTCAAGCGGGCCTTTGGCTGGTTTCTCCTTTTCGTTTCCTGCCTTCTTCTCCTGAAACCTTACCTGGCCCCCATGGGCCTGGTGCAGGGCGAGGTGTGGGAAGACCTTACCCTCCTCTTAGCGGGAAGCCTTACCGGCTTCCTCTCCGGCATGATGGGGGTGGGCGGGGGAACCATCATGGTCCCCGCCATGGTGCTCCTCCTGGGCATGGACCAGCACACGGCCCAGGGCACGAGCCTCCTCGCCATGGTGCCCGCCAGCCTGGTGGGAGCCTACACCCATTACCGTTTGGGCAACGTGGATACCCTTCTCGCCCCAGGGATGGTTCCTGGGGTGCTCCTGGGCACCTTTTTGGGGGGGGAGGCCGCCCACTTTCTGCCCGAGGCCACCCTACGCCTGGTCTTCGCCGGGGTGCTCCTCTGGACCGCCTGGCGCTACCTCCGTCCCTCCGCCAGAAAACGGTGACCTTTTGCACCATTCCCCGCGGGAACCCTGGCTTATCGAGGAAAGGGGGTGAGCAAATGCAACGCTGGCAGGATTGGGCCAACCTTGTCCTCGGTATCTGGCTCATCCTCTCCCCGTGGCTTTTGGGCTTTAGCAACGCCCCCGCCGCCATGTGGAACGCGGTCATCGTGGGGGTGGTGGTGGGGCTCATGGCCCTCATGCACCTCCGGGGTGGTCCCATGTGGGAGGAGTGGGCCAACGTGGTCCTGGGCATCTGGCTCATCCTATCCCCCTGGATCCTGGGCTTTAGCGGCATGGGAAGCGCCATGTGGAACGCCTTGATCGTGGGCGTCCTCGTGGGGATTTTGGCCCTGAGCGTCACCCGGGCAAAACCCCGAGCGGCCTAGGGATTTCTGCGATCCTCCGCCTAGGTCAAGACCTAGGCGGATTGGCCTCTTGCGCCTCTTCCCAGGGAAGAGGTAAGGTAAGGACGGCCTTTAAACCGGTCCCGCGAGGCCGGAAAGGGGGAGAAATGGAGCGATATAAGGACGACCAAGGGAAGAAGCCAGGCGGAGGCTTTGGCCTCCGCTTCTTTTTGGAGGTGAACCGTGCGTTTTAAGGCCGAGCTTTTAAACGCCGAGGAGATGCGCCGGGCCCTATACCGCATCGCCCACGAGATCGTAGAGGCCAACAAGGGGGTGGAGGGGCTAGGCCTCATCGGCATCCATACCCGGGGCATCCCCTTGGCGGAGCGCATCGCCCGCTACATCCGGGAGTTTGAGGGGAAGGAGGTGCCGGTAGGGATTTTGGACATCACCCTCTACCGGGACGACCTCTCCGAGATCGGGGTCAGGCCCCAGGTGCGACAAACCCGGATCCCCTTTGACATCACGGGGAAGGCCCTGGTCCTGGTGGACGATGTGCTTTACACGGGCCGCACCGCCAGGGCTGCCCTGGATGCCCTCATGGACCTGGGACGCCCCAGGCGCATCTACCTGGCGGTCCTGGTGGACCGGGGGCATAGGGAACTCCCCATCCGGGCCGACTTCGTGGGCAAGA is part of the Thermus caldifontis genome and encodes:
- a CDS encoding type II toxin-antitoxin system VapC family toxin; its protein translation is MWELAGERFGLYAQKRRKTHLPRRILADFLIGSHGLFHGLRLATFDPGPYRLAFPEVEVVP
- a CDS encoding sulfite exporter TauE/SafE family protein — encoded protein: MGFVIGLLGGGFGGLVGLGGGTVMIPLMVGILRLSQHKAHGTSLVAVFFTGLMGALTYGLQGSLNLKAALFLAATAILTARLGARYAHGLPEKDLKRAFGWFLLFVSCLLLLKPYLAPMGLVQGEVWEDLTLLLAGSLTGFLSGMMGVGGGTIMVPAMVLLLGMDQHTAQGTSLLAMVPASLVGAYTHYRLGNVDTLLAPGMVPGVLLGTFLGGEAAHFLPEATLRLVFAGVLLWTAWRYLRPSARKR
- a CDS encoding SPW repeat protein, producing MQRWQDWANLVLGIWLILSPWLLGFSNAPAAMWNAVIVGVVVGLMALMHLRGGPMWEEWANVVLGIWLILSPWILGFSGMGSAMWNALIVGVLVGILALSVTRAKPRAA
- the pyrR gene encoding bifunctional pyr operon transcriptional regulator/uracil phosphoribosyltransferase PyrR, coding for MRFKAELLNAEEMRRALYRIAHEIVEANKGVEGLGLIGIHTRGIPLAERIARYIREFEGKEVPVGILDITLYRDDLSEIGVRPQVRQTRIPFDITGKALVLVDDVLYTGRTARAALDALMDLGRPRRIYLAVLVDRGHRELPIRADFVGKNVPTAKNEVVKVKVEEVDGEDRVELWEKEEA